The Kluyvera intermedia genome includes the window ACCCAAGCTTCAAGTACACCATGCTGTTCCCGGGCTCCCGAGCGGAAGATATCGCGCTGCTGCCATCCCATCCAGAATGGCAAACCCTGTTTGATACCTACGGTTCGCTGCCACGCCACGCCTCCCAGCTGTATGAGATGGCGCTGGAAGGGATTGTGCTGTTCCTGATCCTGAACTTCTTTATCCGCAAACCGCGTCCGGCGGGCTCGGTCTCCGGTCTGTTCCTGATTTGCTACGGTCTATTCCGCATCATCTGTGAATTCTTCCGCCAGCCGGATCAGCAGTTCACCGGCGAATGGGTACAGTACATCAGCATGGGTCAGATCCTTTCGATTCCGATGGTGCTTGTGGGTATCATGATGATGGTCTGGGCGTTTCGCCGTCCGCAGAAACAGATTTCCTGAGGAAGCATGAAACAGTATCTTGAACTGATGCAAAAGGTGCTCGATGAGGGCACCCCGAAAAATGATCGCACCGGTACCGGCACGGTCTCCCTGTTTGGCCACCAGATGCGCTTTAACCTGAAAGACGGTTTCCCGCTGGTGACCACCAAGCGCTGCCACCTGCGCTCCATTATCCACGAACTGCTGTGGTTCCTGCAGGGCGATACCAACGTTGCCTATCTGCATGAAAACAACGTCAGCATCTGGGACGAATGGGCTGATGAGAACGGCAATTTAGGCCCGGTCTACGGCAAACAGTGGCGCGCATGGCCGACGCCTGACGGTCGTCACATTGACCAGATAACCACCGTTGTGAACCAGCTGAAAAATGACCCGGACTCGCGCCGCATCATCGTTTCGGCGTGGAACGTCGGCGAGCTGGACAAAATGGCGCTGGCTCCGTGTCATGCGTTCTTCCAGTTCTACGTGGCGGACGGCAAACTCTCTTGCCAGCTCTATCAGCGTTCCTGCGACGTGTTCCTTGGCCTGCCGTTCAACATCGCCAGCTACGCGTTGCTGGTGCATATGATGGCGCAGCAGTGTGATCTTGAAGTGGGTGATTTTGTCTGGACCGGCGGGGATACCCATCTGTACAGCAACCACATGGAACAGACCGCGCTGCAATTGACCCGCGAACCGCGCGCGTTGCCGAAACTGGTTATCAAACGTAAACCCGAATCCATTTTCGACTATCGCTTCGACGACTTCGAAATTGAAGGTTACGACCCGCACCCAGGGATTAAAGCGCCTGTGGCGATTTAACCTGGCGGAAAACGAAAAACCGGCGCTCTCACAAGCACCGGTTTTTTTATGCGTCTGGTAGCCTAGCGTCGCAACGCGACGCCGGGAACCCATAGCCCCGTTTTGCGTGAAGCATTCCA containing:
- the thyA gene encoding thymidylate synthase, with the protein product MKQYLELMQKVLDEGTPKNDRTGTGTVSLFGHQMRFNLKDGFPLVTTKRCHLRSIIHELLWFLQGDTNVAYLHENNVSIWDEWADENGNLGPVYGKQWRAWPTPDGRHIDQITTVVNQLKNDPDSRRIIVSAWNVGELDKMALAPCHAFFQFYVADGKLSCQLYQRSCDVFLGLPFNIASYALLVHMMAQQCDLEVGDFVWTGGDTHLYSNHMEQTALQLTREPRALPKLVIKRKPESIFDYRFDDFEIEGYDPHPGIKAPVAI